One segment of Egibacteraceae bacterium DNA contains the following:
- a CDS encoding universal stress protein, with protein sequence MAFGTTVLVPVSNPRSAYTLLELAASLAERDGLVVPVTVLRPDAPAAERETAHELVVSAEVTARRAGVEARGMLDVDESVARGVLDTARECEATLVVMGWQGRSSHQNVFGSLIDSIAGRSAVPLAVARLGEKSFSRLLLPVSDDHLGSAATGGIRLAAALVRRLHETTGAPVRVVRSGESTVDLPAEVAALSDRVHHDPRRLDLAVGAAARADDLVVVPVAPTVSGLRAATTHVAWAAPDASLLIALDVGPAPATEDLAPAVRSAGTPVPDSDHARASTSHRIIVSACLPAEADRSELLEAALWPVGDVSLHEPWRDERGRLCVRAEVTVSATDTNSALGDVMEALHSAPGFDGAEISYAPMG encoded by the coding sequence ATGGCCTTCGGCACCACCGTCCTCGTCCCGGTCAGCAACCCCAGATCGGCGTACACCCTGCTGGAGCTGGCCGCATCGCTCGCGGAGCGGGACGGGCTGGTTGTCCCGGTGACCGTCCTGCGCCCGGACGCGCCCGCAGCGGAGCGGGAGACGGCACACGAGCTCGTCGTCAGCGCCGAGGTGACCGCGCGACGAGCCGGCGTGGAGGCCCGTGGCATGCTCGACGTCGACGAATCCGTCGCCCGTGGGGTGCTCGACACGGCGCGGGAGTGCGAGGCGACACTCGTCGTCATGGGATGGCAGGGGCGCAGCAGCCACCAGAACGTCTTCGGCAGCCTCATCGACTCGATCGCGGGACGTTCGGCGGTGCCGCTCGCGGTCGCCCGCCTCGGCGAGAAGTCCTTTTCGCGGTTGCTGCTGCCCGTGTCCGACGATCACCTGGGGAGCGCCGCCACCGGCGGCATCCGGCTCGCGGCCGCGCTCGTGCGCCGGCTGCACGAGACGACGGGGGCACCGGTCCGGGTGGTGCGCAGCGGCGAGAGCACCGTGGACCTGCCCGCCGAGGTGGCGGCGCTGAGCGACCGGGTCCACCACGACCCGCGGCGGCTCGACCTCGCCGTCGGGGCCGCCGCGAGAGCCGACGACCTCGTCGTCGTGCCGGTCGCCCCGACCGTGTCGGGGCTGCGCGCCGCGACGACGCACGTCGCCTGGGCGGCCCCTGACGCGTCACTGCTCATCGCCCTCGACGTCGGTCCGGCCCCCGCCACCGAGGACCTCGCGCCCGCCGTCCGCAGCGCCGGCACGCCGGTGCCCGACTCGGATCACGCCAGGGCGAGCACGTCGCACCGGATCATCGTGTCGGCGTGCCTGCCCGCCGAGGCGGACCGCTCCGAGCTGCTCGAAGCCGCGCTGTGGCCGGTCGGCGACGTGAGCCTGCACGAACCATGGCGCGACGAGCGTGGCCGGCTGTGCGTGAGGGCGGAGGTGACGGTGTCAGCCACCGACACGAACTCCGCGCTCGGCGACGTGATGGAGGCCCTGCACTCCGCACCCGGTTTCGACGGGGCCGAGATCAGCTACGCGCCCATGGGCTAG
- a CDS encoding potassium transporter TrkG, with protein MLFRPDARDFRLIGLYSARVLMGVGVAMLLPATLGFALGEVNEAWGFIVAAALAVLLARTAEWVCRTNAALTTSHGLAAVGAAWLLAPVFAAVPLLLSGHYVSYLDAYFEAMSGFATIGLTLANDIDHMARSVNLWRHLMQFMGGQGIIIVFLTLFARGGGAIGALYVGEGREETILPNVVSTARFIWRVALTYAVVGIFLLWAALVTAGMTPGLALYHGTNLFMAAFDTGGFATQSSSVGFYRSQVVEAVLMPIMVAGGCSFALHYWLWQRRGRELVRNLESRVLATSMLLVFAVMCVGVARIGLFADVGPLFRHAFFQTVSAHTTTGLATVPGRLYLTDWGVLAPGMLVIAMALGGMAGSTAGGIKALRVGLVLKGLRRDLRKLLLPHDAVVVETYHAGQRRILRNPQVMTAVVVLLLWLVLYLAGTLVGLFYGYNLQVALFDSTAAASSGGLSVGVVRPDLETPLKLVYIAQMVLGRLEFVALFVLLGYLVAIVRGRA; from the coding sequence ATGCTCTTCCGACCGGATGCGCGGGATTTCCGGCTGATCGGTCTCTACTCCGCCCGCGTGCTCATGGGTGTCGGGGTGGCGATGCTGCTGCCCGCCACCCTCGGATTCGCCCTCGGGGAGGTGAACGAGGCGTGGGGCTTCATCGTCGCTGCGGCGCTCGCGGTCCTCCTCGCCCGCACGGCCGAATGGGTGTGCAGGACGAACGCGGCGCTGACGACGAGTCACGGGCTCGCGGCGGTCGGGGCGGCGTGGCTGCTGGCCCCGGTGTTCGCGGCCGTACCGCTCCTGCTGTCCGGTCACTACGTGTCCTACCTCGACGCCTACTTCGAGGCGATGAGCGGGTTCGCCACCATCGGCCTCACCCTCGCGAACGACATCGACCACATGGCAAGGAGCGTCAACCTGTGGCGGCACCTCATGCAGTTCATGGGCGGGCAGGGGATCATCATCGTCTTCCTCACCCTGTTCGCGCGCGGCGGCGGGGCCATCGGCGCTCTGTACGTCGGCGAGGGCCGTGAGGAGACCATCCTGCCGAACGTCGTCAGCACCGCGCGGTTCATCTGGCGGGTGGCCCTCACCTACGCGGTCGTCGGCATCTTCCTGCTCTGGGCGGCGCTCGTCACCGCGGGGATGACGCCGGGCCTCGCGCTCTACCACGGGACGAACCTCTTCATGGCCGCGTTCGACACCGGGGGGTTCGCGACGCAGTCCTCGTCGGTGGGCTTCTACCGCTCGCAGGTCGTCGAGGCGGTGCTCATGCCGATCATGGTCGCCGGGGGGTGCAGCTTCGCGCTGCACTACTGGCTGTGGCAGCGACGCGGCCGGGAGCTCGTCCGCAACCTGGAGTCGCGGGTGCTCGCCACCTCGATGCTGCTCGTGTTCGCCGTCATGTGCGTCGGGGTGGCGCGGATCGGACTGTTCGCCGACGTCGGCCCGCTGTTCCGCCACGCGTTCTTCCAGACCGTCAGCGCGCACACGACGACCGGGCTCGCGACGGTGCCCGGTCGGCTGTACCTCACGGACTGGGGGGTGCTGGCGCCCGGGATGCTCGTCATCGCCATGGCGCTCGGCGGCATGGCGGGCTCCACGGCAGGAGGGATCAAGGCGCTGCGCGTCGGACTCGTCCTGAAGGGGCTGAGGCGTGACCTCCGCAAGCTCCTGCTGCCCCATGACGCGGTCGTCGTGGAGACCTACCACGCCGGGCAACGGCGGATTCTCCGCAACCCCCAGGTGATGACCGCCGTCGTGGTGCTGCTCCTCTGGCTCGTCCTCTACCTGGCCGGGACGCTGGTCGGGCTCTTCTACGGTTACAACCTCCAGGTGGCCCTGTTCGACTCCACCGCCGCGGCGAGCTCGGGCGGGCTGTCGGTGGGCGTCGTCCGCCCCGACCTCGAGACCCCCCTGAAGCTCGTCTACATCGCCCAGATGGTCCTCGGGCGACTCGAGTTCGTCGCGCTGTTCGTGCTCCTCGGCTACCTCGTCGCGATCGTCCGGGGCAGGGCATGA
- a CDS encoding DsbA family oxidoreductase, with translation MQIEIWSDVVCPWCFVGKRRFEAALARFPHAHAVEVTWRSFELDPSAPRERGVAVEHLAAKYGVSRPEAQAMHDRMTRVAAAEGLAFRLDIARPGNTFDAHRLLHLAGEQGVQDAVKERLLAAYLCEGQPVGNVAVLARLAADAGLDPEEARAVLAGDAYAGEVRADEATARALGITSVPFFVVDRAYGVAGAQSPEVLTELLEAVWAESLPDTTGQEDAARVTGDGAGPDNGDDPAADGGHDVAACADGSCAVPTR, from the coding sequence ATGCAGATCGAGATCTGGTCCGACGTCGTATGCCCCTGGTGCTTTGTCGGCAAGCGGCGTTTCGAGGCGGCGCTGGCCCGCTTCCCGCACGCGCACGCCGTCGAGGTGACGTGGCGGAGCTTCGAGCTCGACCCCTCAGCGCCCCGGGAGCGCGGGGTGGCGGTCGAGCACCTCGCCGCCAAGTACGGGGTGTCGCGGCCGGAGGCGCAGGCGATGCACGACCGCATGACCCGCGTGGCCGCGGCCGAGGGTCTCGCATTCCGCCTCGACATCGCCCGTCCAGGCAACACCTTCGACGCGCACCGCCTGCTCCACCTCGCCGGTGAGCAGGGCGTGCAGGACGCGGTGAAGGAACGCCTGCTCGCCGCCTACCTCTGCGAGGGCCAGCCCGTCGGGAATGTCGCGGTCCTCGCCCGGCTGGCAGCCGACGCCGGGCTCGACCCCGAGGAGGCGCGCGCCGTCCTCGCCGGCGACGCGTACGCCGGAGAGGTGCGTGCCGACGAGGCCACCGCGCGAGCGCTGGGGATCACAAGCGTCCCCTTCTTCGTCGTCGACCGTGCCTACGGCGTCGCGGGAGCCCAGTCCCCGGAGGTCCTCACCGAGCTGCTCGAGGCGGTCTGGGCCGAGTCGCTGCCCGACACCACCGGTCAGGAGGACGCCGCCCGGGTCACCGGCGACGGCGCCGGCCCCGACAACGGCGATGATCCCGCCGCGGACGGCGGCCACGACGTGGCGGCGTGCGCCGACGGCTCCTGCGCCGTCCCCACCCGCTGA
- a CDS encoding ACT domain-containing protein: protein MHKDFTLIPDDQPGVLARLGEAAGRAGINIEGISAFTGEGKGIVHLLVRDPEDAQRALAEAGFDVRAARDVLVVDIEDRPGAMGEVCRRLAAHDVNIQQAYIAGGGSGGGYRLVLAVDDIERGRALV from the coding sequence ATGCACAAGGACTTCACCCTCATCCCAGACGACCAGCCCGGCGTGCTCGCCCGCCTCGGCGAGGCCGCGGGGCGAGCGGGCATCAACATCGAGGGCATCAGCGCGTTCACGGGCGAAGGCAAGGGCATCGTCCACCTGCTCGTGCGCGACCCCGAGGACGCGCAGCGGGCGCTCGCCGAGGCGGGATTCGACGTCCGTGCCGCCCGCGACGTGCTCGTCGTGGACATCGAGGACCGGCCCGGGGCGATGGGCGAGGTCTGCCGCCGGCTCGCCGCCCACGACGTCAACATCCAGCAGGCCTACATCGCCGGCGGCGGATCAGGCGGGGGCTACCGGCTCGTGCTCGCCGTCGACGACATCGAGCGCGGTCGCGCGCTCGTGTGA
- a CDS encoding class I SAM-dependent methyltransferase, with product MSSSAVPTIPQAPAGAALTVAGDQSVQGQTLEDLRQAVRYRRWLASFATPWLGPRPLEVGSGLGDYAAEWAPWVQVFTASEGDVQRLELLRARFAGDPRVRVRALLAPITENADHSAVVAYNVLEHIADDVEALRGFARLLASGGRVILVVPAFTFAMSRFDREIGHFRRYRRPDLVAALDAAGLRLVCLHYVNAPGLLAWTVGMRILRMRPAAGPALSVWDRLVPAFAAVERWVPPPFGQSVFAVARRP from the coding sequence ATGTCGAGCTCCGCCGTGCCCACCATCCCACAGGCGCCGGCCGGCGCGGCGCTGACCGTCGCCGGTGACCAGTCCGTGCAGGGCCAGACGCTCGAGGACCTCCGTCAGGCGGTGCGCTACCGGCGCTGGTTGGCGTCGTTCGCCACCCCCTGGCTCGGCCCCCGGCCGCTCGAGGTCGGCTCGGGGCTCGGCGACTATGCGGCAGAGTGGGCCCCGTGGGTGCAGGTGTTCACCGCCTCGGAAGGCGATGTGCAACGCCTCGAGCTCCTCCGCGCCCGCTTCGCCGGCGACCCGCGGGTGCGCGTGCGCGCCCTTCTCGCGCCCATCACCGAGAACGCCGACCACTCGGCGGTCGTGGCCTACAACGTCCTCGAGCACATCGCCGACGACGTCGAAGCGCTGCGCGGGTTCGCCCGGCTGCTCGCATCGGGCGGCCGGGTGATCCTCGTCGTGCCCGCGTTCACGTTCGCGATGAGCCGGTTCGACCGTGAGATCGGGCACTTCCGCCGCTACCGCCGTCCCGACCTCGTCGCCGCCCTCGACGCCGCGGGCCTGCGGCTGGTCTGCCTGCACTACGTCAACGCCCCCGGACTGCTCGCCTGGACCGTCGGCATGCGCATCCTCCGCATGCGGCCGGCGGCGGGACCGGCGCTGTCCGTCTGGGACCGGCTCGTGCCGGCGTTCGCCGCCGTCGAGCGGTGGGTTCCGCCCCCGTTCGGACAGTCGGTGTTCGCCGTCGCCCGTCGACCGTGA
- a CDS encoding glycosyltransferase family 4 protein: MSTPRTLWVTNDFPPRLGGIETFVSELVSRLDPAGVRVLAAAAPGDAEHDADLPFPVERIGRRPLLPTPAVTRRVRAAAAAHAADVVVFGASWPLGELAGDLDVPTFALTHGHEAGMVRVGLGPLLRRVARRVDGLGVISRFTRAALEPWVAAHTAVYDLPPGVDTDRFHPGVDGSRIRERLHLCPDDGLVVCVGRLVARKGHDVLVDAWPRVRARHPGAHLLLCGGGPAGARLGRRAAALGVEGAVTLAGPVGTPDLPAVHAAADVFAMPCRTRLGGLDVEGLGIVYLEAQATGTPVVAGRSGGAPETLVDGRTGLVVGGRAPAELADALSALLGDGERRRAMGAAGRAFMEQRYAWPVIAERFRGILETIAGARTHR; the protein is encoded by the coding sequence ATGAGCACCCCCCGGACGCTCTGGGTCACCAACGACTTCCCGCCGCGGCTGGGAGGGATCGAGACCTTCGTCTCCGAGCTCGTCAGCCGGCTCGACCCCGCCGGTGTGCGGGTGCTCGCCGCCGCCGCGCCGGGCGACGCCGAACATGACGCGGACCTGCCGTTCCCCGTCGAACGGATCGGGCGCCGGCCGCTCCTGCCGACGCCCGCGGTGACGCGGCGGGTCCGGGCCGCCGCTGCCGCGCACGCCGCCGACGTCGTGGTGTTCGGCGCGTCGTGGCCACTCGGCGAGCTCGCGGGTGACCTCGACGTGCCGACATTCGCGCTCACGCACGGCCATGAGGCCGGGATGGTGCGGGTGGGTCTCGGTCCGCTCTTGCGGCGGGTGGCGCGCCGTGTCGACGGCCTCGGGGTGATCAGCCGGTTCACCCGCGCGGCGCTCGAGCCGTGGGTGGCGGCCCACACCGCCGTGTACGACCTCCCGCCGGGGGTTGACACCGACCGTTTCCATCCCGGCGTGGACGGCTCCCGGATCCGGGAGCGCCTGCACCTGTGCCCCGACGACGGGCTGGTCGTGTGCGTGGGACGCCTCGTGGCCCGCAAGGGGCACGACGTCCTCGTGGACGCCTGGCCCCGCGTGCGCGCCCGCCATCCCGGCGCGCACCTGCTGCTCTGCGGCGGCGGCCCGGCAGGTGCGCGCCTCGGCCGCAGGGCCGCCGCGCTCGGAGTCGAGGGGGCCGTCACCCTCGCCGGACCGGTCGGGACGCCTGACCTGCCCGCGGTGCACGCGGCCGCCGACGTCTTCGCGATGCCCTGCCGCACGCGCCTCGGCGGCCTCGACGTCGAGGGCCTCGGCATCGTCTACCTCGAGGCGCAGGCCACGGGCACGCCGGTGGTCGCCGGGCGTTCCGGTGGTGCCCCCGAGACCCTCGTCGACGGGCGCACCGGCCTCGTCGTGGGCGGCAGGGCGCCGGCCGAGCTGGCCGACGCGCTGTCCGCGCTGCTCGGCGACGGTGAGCGCCGCCGCGCCATGGGTGCCGCCGGGCGCGCCTTCATGGAGCAGCGCTACGCCTGGCCGGTCATCGCCGAGCGCTTCCGGGGGATCCTCGAGACGATCGCCGGTGCGCGCACGCACCGGTGA